From a single Candidatus Brevundimonas phytovorans genomic region:
- a CDS encoding DNA recombination protein RmuC: MNTLELILLIVAVAAVAGFFWAFMGWQKAKGALDAADARLELMEESRDSMAEFLKAQASQSAEAVASKLVARATETFQAQDRVARERMEAQLKPVSDTLAKFQEHVAALEKTRAEDTGGLKEQLAALMTASTATRDEARRLTEALKGNTGRRGRWGEQTCRNVLEAAGMAGRFDFEEQNSSANDEGRQQRPDFIVKLPGGGMFVIDAKVSLAFADEADGDEEAQGRAMSARTAASMKTHVRQLSSKAYQDQFKPSPDFVAMFVPGDAFLSAALDHEPNLMTDAMASRVVIVTPTTLFALCKAVAYGWRAEEQAKNAEDVAKLGKELYKRLSVMGGHAASVGRALETAVGKYNQFVGSLESQVMVSARRFEDLQVDHEGKDLPELPAVEQSPRTLSRPELLNAPAD, encoded by the coding sequence ATGAACACGCTCGAACTCATCCTGCTGATCGTCGCCGTGGCCGCTGTCGCCGGCTTCTTCTGGGCCTTCATGGGCTGGCAGAAGGCCAAGGGGGCGCTCGACGCCGCCGACGCCCGACTGGAGCTGATGGAGGAGAGCCGTGATTCCATGGCCGAGTTCCTCAAGGCCCAGGCCTCGCAGTCGGCCGAGGCCGTGGCGAGCAAGCTGGTGGCCCGCGCCACCGAGACCTTCCAGGCCCAGGACCGCGTCGCCCGCGAACGCATGGAGGCCCAGCTCAAGCCGGTCTCCGATACCCTGGCCAAGTTCCAGGAACACGTCGCCGCCCTGGAGAAGACCCGCGCCGAGGACACGGGCGGGCTGAAGGAGCAACTGGCCGCCCTGATGACCGCCTCGACCGCCACCCGCGACGAAGCGCGCCGTCTGACCGAGGCCCTGAAGGGCAACACCGGCCGTCGCGGCCGCTGGGGCGAGCAGACCTGCCGCAACGTGCTGGAGGCCGCCGGCATGGCCGGGCGCTTCGACTTCGAGGAGCAGAACTCCTCGGCCAATGACGAGGGCCGTCAGCAGCGCCCGGACTTCATCGTCAAACTGCCCGGCGGCGGCATGTTCGTCATCGACGCCAAGGTGTCGCTGGCCTTCGCCGACGAGGCGGACGGCGACGAGGAAGCGCAAGGGCGCGCCATGTCGGCCCGCACCGCCGCCAGCATGAAGACCCACGTGCGCCAGCTGTCGTCCAAGGCCTATCAGGACCAGTTCAAGCCCAGCCCCGACTTCGTCGCCATGTTCGTGCCCGGCGACGCCTTCCTGTCCGCCGCCCTGGACCACGAGCCCAACCTGATGACGGACGCCATGGCCTCGCGCGTGGTCATCGTCACGCCCACCACCCTGTTCGCCCTGTGCAAGGCGGTCGCCTATGGCTGGCGCGCCGAGGAGCAGGCCAAGAACGCCGAGGACGTCGCCAAGCTGGGCAAGGAGCTCTACAAGCGCCTGTCGGTCATGGGCGGCCACGCCGCCTCGGTCGGTCGGGCGCTGGAAACCGCCGTCGGCAAGTACAACCAGTTCGTCGGCTCGCTGGAGAGCCAGGTCATGGTCTCGGCCCGCCGCTTCGAGGACCTGCAGGTCGATCACGAGGGCAAGGACCTGCCCGAACTTCCCGCCGTCGAACAGTCGCCGCGCACCCTCAGCCGCCCCGAACTGCTGAACGCCCCGGCGGATTAA
- the recR gene encoding recombination mediator RecR has protein sequence MAASAGPEIERLISLLAKLPGMGPRSARRAALALLKRREQLLVPLAASLAETAEKVVNCSVCAAPDTRNPCSICSDNARGNALICVVEEAGALWAMERSGAFRGKYHVLGGLLSALDGVGPEQLRIAELIGRAKGGEAREVVLALPATVDGQTTAHYLAERLSAAGVEVTSLARGVPVGGELDWLDDGTIIQALRARRPA, from the coding sequence ATGGCCGCCTCCGCCGGACCGGAAATCGAACGCCTGATCAGTCTGCTGGCCAAGCTGCCGGGCATGGGGCCGCGCTCGGCCCGGCGCGCGGCCCTGGCCCTGCTGAAGCGGCGCGAGCAACTGCTGGTCCCGCTGGCGGCGTCACTGGCTGAAACCGCCGAGAAGGTGGTCAACTGCTCGGTCTGCGCCGCGCCCGACACCCGCAATCCCTGTTCCATCTGCTCCGACAACGCCCGCGGCAACGCCCTGATCTGCGTCGTCGAGGAGGCCGGCGCCCTGTGGGCCATGGAGCGGTCCGGCGCCTTTCGCGGCAAGTATCATGTGCTGGGCGGCCTGCTGTCGGCCCTGGACGGCGTCGGCCCCGAACAGTTGCGCATCGCCGAACTGATCGGCCGGGCAAAAGGCGGCGAAGCGCGCGAGGTCGTGCTGGCCCTGCCCGCCACCGTCGACGGCCAGACCACGGCGCATTACCTGGCCGAACGCCTGTCGGCGGCAGGCGTCGAAGTCACCAGTCTGGCGCGCGGCGTCCCCGTCGGCGGCGAACTGGACTGGCTGGATGACGGCACCATCATCCAGGCCCTGCGAGCGCGACGCCCCGCTTAA
- a CDS encoding YbaB/EbfC family nucleoid-associated protein, translating into MKDLNALMQQAQAMQQKLQDAQAKMAETTAEGTSGGGLVTIALKGPGEITAVKIDDSLMAPGEGEILADLIVAAHADAKRKLDEVNSALMREAAGPMAGMNIPGMPKLF; encoded by the coding sequence ATGAAAGACCTCAACGCCCTGATGCAACAGGCCCAGGCCATGCAGCAAAAGCTGCAGGACGCCCAGGCCAAGATGGCCGAAACCACCGCCGAGGGCACCTCGGGCGGCGGCCTTGTCACCATCGCCCTGAAAGGCCCCGGCGAGATCACCGCGGTGAAGATCGACGACAGCCTGATGGCCCCCGGCGAGGGTGAAATCCTGGCCGACCTGATCGTCGCCGCCCACGCCGACGCCAAGCGCAAGCTGGACGAGGTCAACAGCGCCCTGATGCGCGAGGCCGCCGGCCCCATGGCCGGGATGAACATTCCGGGGATGCCGAAACTCTTCTGA